In Deltaproteobacteria bacterium, a single genomic region encodes these proteins:
- a CDS encoding DUF1592 domain-containing protein codes for MTTTRRPPTTWLPVTLLLGCVAGPGVLGYGDDGMGGDAGGGSSAGESSSGQVGDDGPASASGDDGSSDDGGVTACMPIDTFGVTYTEPTLTITQYDNLVHDLTGLSTSFATGADRMVAGFAVGLPLTPATRAIASEVAAAVDLAALLPCDPSTVTGDDAQACYDAFIAPFARAAWRRAVVADDLEGPNSAFAGAEDFASGVRAAIASVLADDRFLLVAQDGTPTPGDAALVELSAHALASRLALFLWNSGPDEVLLALADSGELLEPATLHEQAERLLADPRATRMVDDFHTQWLGLQYLAGVPKDAELFPSFEAARDDLRQETLSFARSVMLEGDATLATLLDAPYTYANATVAQIYGDDIVDPAPIGASFERVALDPARRGGVLTQPSFAAVHSADDQIGFSRRGLWLRTNLLCTPVPPPPPIETPLPDPSPDVHGHKELWQAAVGDPDCMGCHILFDPLSFPFDNLDPVGAWTDVLDGAPVDPSGTTEGFDFADREDLVNQLLASDDVAACMVRQYARYALDRDLEQADACTLETLRETLRSSGGDLRTMMISLVDAPMFRHVRSE; via the coding sequence ATGACGACGACGCGACGTCCCCCCACGACCTGGCTGCCGGTGACCCTCTTGCTGGGATGCGTGGCCGGCCCTGGCGTACTCGGCTACGGCGACGACGGCATGGGCGGCGACGCCGGCGGTGGCAGCTCGGCGGGCGAGTCGAGCAGCGGCCAGGTCGGCGACGATGGCCCGGCGTCCGCGAGCGGCGACGACGGCAGCAGCGACGACGGTGGCGTGACCGCGTGCATGCCGATCGACACCTTCGGGGTGACCTACACCGAACCGACCCTCACGATCACGCAGTACGACAACCTCGTGCACGATCTGACCGGGCTCTCGACGAGCTTCGCGACCGGTGCAGACCGGATGGTCGCGGGCTTTGCGGTGGGCTTGCCGCTGACCCCGGCGACCCGCGCCATCGCCAGCGAGGTCGCAGCCGCGGTCGATCTCGCCGCGCTGCTCCCGTGCGACCCGAGCACCGTGACCGGTGACGACGCGCAGGCCTGCTACGACGCCTTCATCGCCCCGTTCGCCCGCGCCGCCTGGCGTCGCGCAGTGGTGGCGGACGACCTCGAGGGCCCCAACTCCGCCTTCGCAGGCGCAGAGGACTTCGCGTCCGGCGTACGCGCTGCGATCGCGTCGGTGCTCGCCGACGATCGCTTCCTGCTGGTCGCGCAGGACGGCACACCGACGCCGGGCGACGCCGCACTCGTCGAGCTCTCGGCCCACGCGCTCGCGTCGCGCCTGGCGCTCTTCCTGTGGAACTCGGGGCCCGACGAGGTCCTGCTCGCGCTGGCCGACTCCGGTGAGCTGCTCGAGCCCGCGACGCTGCACGAGCAGGCCGAGCGCCTGCTCGCGGACCCCCGTGCGACGCGCATGGTCGACGACTTCCACACCCAGTGGCTCGGCCTGCAGTACCTCGCGGGGGTCCCGAAGGACGCGGAACTGTTCCCCAGCTTCGAAGCCGCCCGCGACGACCTGCGGCAGGAGACCTTGTCGTTCGCGCGGTCGGTCATGCTCGAGGGCGACGCGACGCTCGCGACGCTGCTCGACGCGCCCTACACCTACGCCAACGCCACGGTCGCGCAGATCTACGGCGATGACATCGTCGATCCCGCGCCGATCGGCGCCAGCTTCGAGCGCGTCGCGCTCGACCCCGCCCGCCGCGGCGGTGTGCTGACACAGCCGAGCTTCGCCGCGGTGCACTCGGCCGACGATCAGATCGGCTTCTCGCGGCGCGGCCTGTGGCTGCGCACCAACCTGCTGTGCACACCGGTGCCGCCGCCGCCACCGATCGAGACGCCGCTGCCAGATCCCTCGCCCGACGTGCACGGCCACAAGGAGCTGTGGCAGGCAGCGGTCGGCGACCCCGATTGCATGGGGTGTCACATCCTGTTCGATCCGCTTTCGTTCCCGTTCGACAACCTCGATCCCGTCGGCGCGTGGACCGACGTGCTCGACGGCGCGCCGGTCGACCCCAGCGGCACCACCGAGGGGTTCGACTTCGCCGACCGCGAAGACCTGGTGAACCAGCTGCTCGCAAGCGACGACGTCGCCGCATGCATGGTCCGACAATACGCCCGCTACGCGCTCGATCGCGATCTCGAGCAGGCCGATGCGTGCACGCTGGAGACCCTGCGCGAGACCCTGCGCAGCAGCGGCGGTGACCTCCGCACGATGATGATCTCGCTGGTCGACGCACCCATGTTCCGTCACGTCCGCAGCGAGTGA
- a CDS encoding RNA polymerase sigma factor — translation MGEHALDLHATFRDHHDFVWRSLAQFGLASTEIDDALQDVFVIAYRRRADFDGRTAVRGWLYGIARNVALKHRERTARGLARTAPVEAAAAAASDDAVDLELARQEAAVLVERFLAVLDLDQRTVFVLAEIEGHSAPEIAAMVGSNLNTVYSRLRLARRRFARVLELRSEDARTGWDR, via the coding sequence ATGGGCGAGCACGCACTCGATCTGCACGCGACGTTCCGCGATCACCACGACTTCGTGTGGCGGTCGTTGGCGCAGTTCGGCCTCGCGTCGACCGAGATCGACGACGCCCTGCAGGACGTGTTCGTGATCGCGTACCGCCGACGCGCCGACTTCGACGGTCGCACCGCGGTGCGGGGGTGGCTGTACGGCATCGCGCGCAACGTCGCGCTCAAGCACCGCGAGCGCACCGCGCGTGGGCTCGCGCGCACCGCCCCGGTCGAGGCCGCCGCCGCGGCGGCCAGCGACGACGCCGTCGATCTCGAGCTCGCGCGACAGGAGGCCGCCGTGCTGGTGGAGCGATTCCTCGCGGTGCTGGACCTCGATCAGCGCACGGTGTTCGTGCTGGCCGAGATCGAGGGGCACTCGGCGCCCGAGATCGCGGCCATGGTCGGCAGCAACCTCAACACGGTGTACTCACGACTGCGCCTGGCCCGGCGTCGGTTTGCACGGGTGCTCGAGCTGCGCAGCGAGGACGCGCGGACGGGATGGGATCGATGA
- a CDS encoding sel1 repeat family protein, which translates to MAAGFAWTARLAIAIVALGATACLQPPAAATAAVRPVDPASLQRLPPAQRQAHTAARACEQHDAAACERLGGAYWAGFGVKQHRFHALSLWQYACDRGVGSACEQAAAVYLAGEFVPRDRARAVVLYDHGCIAGRATACTRSGELANAADAETPAPRRAAKYLRRGCDLGDPQGCHQLGLAVIDGRGVPRDPEAGILLLRAACEGGAALGCRQLAVFHAEGSFVPKDPALRDELALRACELGDGPTCTELGVEAHERGDDATAAEFLVAACEADDARGCALLGDARALATPADGEAAGQAYARACQLGMYEACGRAAAFVGAGGIDAEQLRVLYRTACEDGALDACDYLAGMYQDGVGGPADPAAAARLYDRACVAQYADACVHLAWMGRHDHGREPLRWLERACELDEKACLVLGEVHERGMVVGSQRTAAAEAYQRGCAADSPESCYRLASAISRGVGIARDEAAAARLFLVACDAGHAEACASLALAYDKGRGVQADPISAKYYRAIACDLEPAACKATPSPGAASPAGAATSPPERAP; encoded by the coding sequence ATGGCCGCTGGCTTCGCATGGACCGCCCGCCTCGCGATCGCGATCGTCGCGCTCGGCGCGACCGCGTGCCTGCAGCCGCCGGCGGCCGCGACCGCGGCGGTGCGGCCGGTGGATCCAGCGTCGTTGCAGCGACTGCCACCCGCGCAACGTCAGGCGCACACCGCCGCGCGCGCCTGCGAGCAACACGACGCGGCCGCGTGCGAGCGGCTCGGCGGCGCCTACTGGGCCGGCTTCGGGGTGAAGCAGCATCGCTTCCACGCGCTGTCGCTGTGGCAGTACGCCTGCGATCGCGGCGTCGGCTCGGCCTGCGAACAAGCCGCCGCGGTCTACCTCGCCGGTGAGTTCGTGCCCCGCGATCGTGCGCGCGCCGTCGTGCTCTACGACCACGGCTGCATCGCGGGTCGTGCGACCGCATGCACCCGCTCGGGCGAGCTGGCCAACGCCGCCGACGCCGAGACACCGGCGCCACGCCGGGCCGCGAAGTACCTCCGGCGCGGCTGCGACCTCGGCGATCCGCAAGGGTGCCACCAGCTCGGGCTCGCGGTCATCGACGGCCGCGGCGTGCCGCGCGATCCCGAGGCGGGCATCTTGTTGCTGCGGGCCGCGTGCGAGGGGGGTGCGGCACTCGGGTGTCGCCAGCTGGCGGTGTTCCACGCCGAAGGTTCGTTCGTACCCAAGGACCCCGCGCTGCGCGACGAGCTCGCGCTGCGGGCGTGCGAGCTCGGCGACGGCCCCACCTGCACCGAGCTCGGCGTCGAGGCCCACGAGCGTGGCGACGACGCCACCGCGGCCGAGTTCTTGGTCGCCGCGTGCGAGGCCGACGACGCGCGCGGCTGCGCGTTGCTGGGCGACGCGCGGGCACTGGCGACCCCCGCCGACGGCGAAGCCGCCGGCCAGGCCTACGCGCGCGCCTGCCAGCTCGGCATGTACGAGGCCTGTGGTCGCGCCGCCGCATTCGTCGGGGCGGGCGGCATCGATGCCGAGCAGCTGCGGGTGCTCTACCGCACCGCGTGTGAAGACGGCGCGCTCGATGCCTGCGACTACCTCGCGGGCATGTACCAAGACGGCGTCGGTGGTCCGGCCGATCCGGCCGCGGCCGCGCGGCTGTACGACCGCGCCTGCGTGGCGCAATACGCCGACGCCTGTGTGCACCTGGCATGGATGGGTCGTCACGATCACGGCCGCGAGCCGCTGCGCTGGCTCGAGCGCGCGTGCGAGCTCGACGAGAAGGCGTGTCTGGTGCTCGGCGAGGTGCACGAGCGCGGCATGGTCGTGGGCTCGCAGCGCACCGCGGCCGCCGAGGCCTACCAGCGGGGCTGCGCGGCCGACTCGCCGGAGTCGTGCTACCGCCTCGCGTCGGCGATCTCGCGCGGCGTCGGGATCGCCCGCGATGAGGCCGCGGCCGCGCGGCTGTTCTTGGTCGCGTGCGATGCCGGTCACGCGGAGGCCTGCGCCTCGCTCGCGCTCGCCTACGACAAGGGTCGCGGGGTGCAGGCCGATCCGATCTCGGCGAAGTACTACCGTGCGATTGCCTGCGATCTCGAGCCCGCCGCGTGCAAGGCCACGCCGAGCCCCGGCGCGGCGAGCCCGGCCGGCGCTGCCACCTCGCCGCCCGAGCGCGCGCCGTGA